The Candidatus Cetobacterium colombiensis genome includes a window with the following:
- a CDS encoding helix-turn-helix domain-containing protein, with amino-acid sequence MGKKSKFSVREKEKIVLRFLKNEISANYICEYFKVNRYVLNKWVRRYCAHGIVGLEDSKGWAIIKHKLF; translated from the coding sequence ATGGGAAAAAAATCAAAATTTTCCGTTCGAGAAAAAGAAAAAATTGTATTGAGATTTTTAAAGAATGAAATTTCAGCAAATTATATTTGCGAGTACTTTAAAGTTAATAGGTATGTTTTAAATAAATGGGTTCGTAGATATTGTGCGCATGGTATTGTAGGATTGGAAGATAGTAAAGGATGGGCAATTATTAAACACAAGCTGTTTTAG
- a CDS encoding IS3 family transposase produces MAHRKNISIEEKIEAIKYCIENNRNYIKTSEMFNVSYQQIYLWVKKYDISGVDSLEDHRGKQKLKLNDEDKQKLEVHKLQKEIELLKAENLLNRKFEATLPNEKWVTDVTEFKYGDGKKAYLSAILNLYDRSIISYVLSHRNDNPLVFKTLDLAIAYNPMVKGLLHSDRGYQYTSKTFKASMSRVGRCIDNGPMEGFWGSLKSESYYLKRFETFEELEANITEYINFYNIKILQKKLNSLSPLEYRAQAA; encoded by the coding sequence ATGGCTCATCGAAAAAATATATCTATTGAAGAAAAAATTGAAGCGATTAAATATTGTATAGAGAATAATAGAAATTATATTAAAACATCTGAAATGTTTAACGTTTCATATCAACAAATTTATCTTTGGGTAAAAAAATATGATATTAGTGGTGTTGATTCTCTTGAGGATCATCGTGGAAAACAAAAGTTAAAGTTAAATGATGAAGATAAGCAAAAACTAGAAGTTCATAAATTACAAAAAGAAATAGAATTATTAAAAGCAGAAAATCTTTTAAATAGAAAATTTGAAGCAACACTTCCAAATGAAAAATGGGTAACAGATGTAACTGAATTTAAATATGGAGATGGTAAAAAAGCATATTTAAGTGCAATATTAAATTTATATGACAGAAGTATTATTTCTTATGTATTGAGTCATCGAAATGATAATCCATTAGTTTTTAAGACATTAGATTTAGCTATTGCATATAATCCTATGGTTAAAGGATTACTTCATAGTGATAGAGGTTATCAATATACATCCAAGACTTTTAAGGCAAGTATGTCTAGAGTAGGAAGATGTATCGACAATGGACCTATGGAAGGATTCTGGGGAAGTCTAAAAAGTGAAAGTTACTATTTAAAAAGATTTGAAACTTTTGAAGAATTAGAAGCGAATATTACGGAATATATAAATTTCTATAATATAAAAATATTACAAAAAAAATTAAACAGCTTAAGTCCTTTAGAATACAGGGCTCAAGCTGCTTAG
- a CDS encoding nitroreductase family protein, with product MNETLNTILKRRSTRQYTTEEVKQDDLDLILEAAINSPSAFNSQPWHFTVVNDQAILQEISDAAKEVGKNHPDKQMQAMANNPHLHLFYKAPVAILISCKDDAPEGLLSCAAATENILLAAESLGLGSCWVQFVELLFATKNPIADSILKKLAIPEGYSFNHAVVLGHKLSDTTPPKKLKNETITYIKK from the coding sequence ATGAACGAAACATTAAATACTATTTTAAAAAGAAGAAGTACAAGACAATATACCACTGAAGAAGTAAAACAAGATGATTTAGATCTTATACTTGAAGCTGCCATAAATTCTCCAAGTGCTTTCAATTCTCAACCTTGGCATTTCACTGTAGTTAATGACCAAGCCATTCTTCAAGAGATAAGTGATGCTGCAAAAGAAGTTGGAAAAAATCATCCTGACAAACAAATGCAAGCAATGGCAAATAATCCACATTTACATCTTTTTTATAAAGCTCCAGTTGCCATTTTAATATCTTGTAAAGATGATGCTCCAGAAGGTTTATTAAGTTGTGCTGCAGCAACTGAAAATATTTTATTAGCCGCTGAATCTTTAGGATTAGGAAGTTGTTGGGTTCAATTTGTTGAACTTTTATTTGCAACAAAAAATCCTATAGCAGATTCTATCTTGAAAAAACTTGCAATTCCTGAGGGATATAGTTTCAATCATGCAGTTGTTCTTGGTCACAAACTTTCTGACACTACACCACCTAAAAAATTGAAAAATGAAACAATAACTTATATAAAAAAATAA
- a CDS encoding DUF1349 domain-containing protein codes for MKNSIKLTDLKLEWINKPKNSKIESGKVSIITDPQTDFWQRTYYGFQNNNAPALLSKIADKYFSFVVKTEFNSKQRYDQCGVIIYQNSDNWFKASIEYENEEFQRLGSVVTNNGYSDWATTDIPTIHKFMYYRLSRRENDFCIESSYDGINYKQMRIFHLFSANETINIGIYACSPENSSFCAEFTEIEFMDCKWEEHK; via the coding sequence ATGAAAAATAGTATTAAATTAACTGATTTAAAGTTAGAGTGGATTAATAAACCTAAAAATTCAAAAATTGAAAGCGGTAAAGTCTCTATAATAACAGATCCACAAACAGATTTTTGGCAACGAACTTATTATGGATTTCAAAATAATAATGCTCCAGCTTTACTATCAAAAATTGCAGATAAATATTTTTCATTTGTAGTAAAAACAGAATTTAATTCAAAACAACGGTATGACCAATGCGGAGTTATTATTTACCAAAACTCTGATAATTGGTTTAAAGCTTCAATTGAGTATGAAAATGAAGAGTTTCAAAGACTTGGAAGTGTTGTTACAAATAATGGTTATTCTGATTGGGCAACAACAGATATTCCTACTATACATAAGTTCATGTATTATCGTCTTAGTCGTCGTGAAAATGATTTTTGTATAGAATCATCTTATGATGGTATTAATTATAAACAAATGAGAATTTTTCATCTATTTTCTGCTAACGAAACAATTAATATAGGTATTTATGCTTGTAGTCCTGAAAATTCAAGTTTTTGCGCAGAGTTTACAGAGATTGAATTTATGGATTGTAAATGGGAGGAACATAAATAA
- a CDS encoding sugar O-acetyltransferase — MTEKEKCNAGQLYNVNYDAELLKERTNCKDLCFKFNQILPSNEEEQTKIMKKIIGKTGNSFVITAPNCCFSTAGHPIDFIQRNEGLEFAYPIKVGNNVWIGAGVTVLPGVTIGDNVIIGAGSVVTRDIPAGVIAVGNPCRILRKITNEDL, encoded by the coding sequence ATGACTGAAAAAGAAAAATGTAATGCTGGACAGTTATATAATGTAAATTATGATGCCGAACTTTTAAAAGAACGTACAAATTGTAAAGATTTATGCTTTAAGTTCAATCAAATTTTACCATCAAACGAAGAAGAGCAAACTAAAATTATGAAAAAAATAATTGGAAAAACGGGAAACTCATTTGTTATTACAGCACCAAATTGCTGTTTTTCTACTGCAGGACATCCTATTGATTTTATTCAAAGAAATGAAGGTCTTGAATTCGCATATCCAATTAAGGTTGGAAATAATGTCTGGATAGGAGCAGGAGTTACAGTTTTGCCAGGTGTTACAATTGGTGACAATGTTATTATCGGTGCTGGCAGTGTTGTTACTAGAGATATACCTGCAGGAGTTATTGCAGTTGGTAATCCTTGTCGTATTCTTCGAAAAATAACTAATGAAGATTTATAA
- a CDS encoding SIS domain-containing protein, which translates to MDIDIYKLGEKFNLTESDFVHDVGLSAPISRYICDKLMILGYFSMMSEYMESVEKNYEEKPLLIVVSKSGETASILNLCQKAMLKNVPVIVLTGMKNSSMENCSEITFVIKNSNPLDDRGLEKNDFFGNTILFFEELIEQYLK; encoded by the coding sequence ATGGATATAGATATTTATAAACTTGGAGAAAAATTTAATTTAACAGAATCTGATTTTGTACATGACGTTGGACTTTCAGCTCCAATTTCTAGGTATATTTGTGATAAATTAATGATATTAGGATATTTTTCTATGATGTCTGAGTATATGGAAAGTGTTGAAAAAAACTATGAAGAAAAACCTTTGCTCATTGTAGTTTCTAAATCTGGTGAAACAGCTTCAATATTAAACCTTTGTCAAAAGGCAATGTTAAAAAATGTTCCTGTTATTGTTTTAACAGGAATGAAAAATAGCAGTATGGAAAACTGCTCTGAAATAACTTTTGTTATAAAAAATAGTAATCCGTTAGATGATAGAGGTTTAGAAAAAAATGACTTTTTCGGAAATACAATTTTATTTTTTGAGGAACTAATCGAACAGTATTTAAAATAA
- a CDS encoding 6-phospho-alpha-glucosidase, with the protein MKKFSILIAGGGSTFTPGIILMLLDNLDKFPIRQIKMYDNDTERQAKIGDACAILLKERAPEIEFSYSTKPEEAFTDIDFVMAHIRVGKYPMRELDEKIPLKHGVVGQETCGPGGVAYGMRSIGGVIELIDYMEKYSPNAWMLNYSNPAAIVAEATRRLKPNSKVLNICDMPIGIEVRMAEILGLDSRKDMDIMYYGLNHFGWWKSIKDKAGNDLMPILKEHVAKHGYVEKKGDSQHTDASWCDTFAKAKDVFAIDPTTLPNTYLKYYLFPDYVVEHSNKEYTRANEVMDGREKFVFGECDKIVKNKTSNNTELHIDEHASYIVDLARAIAFNTKEKMLLIVENNGAIVNFDPTAMVEIPCIVGNAGPEPLVIGAIPQFQKGLMEQQVSVEKLTVEAWIEGSYQKLWQALTMSKTVPSASIAKAILDDLIEANKGYWPELK; encoded by the coding sequence ATGAAAAAGTTTTCAATTTTAATTGCAGGTGGAGGAAGTACATTTACTCCAGGAATAATTTTAATGTTATTGGATAATCTTGATAAATTTCCAATTAGACAAATTAAAATGTATGACAACGATACTGAAAGACAAGCTAAAATAGGAGATGCTTGTGCTATCCTTTTAAAAGAAAGAGCTCCTGAAATAGAATTTAGCTACAGTACAAAACCTGAAGAAGCTTTCACTGATATAGATTTTGTTATGGCTCATATTAGAGTTGGAAAATATCCAATGAGAGAATTAGATGAAAAAATACCATTAAAACATGGGGTAGTTGGACAAGAAACTTGTGGTCCTGGAGGAGTTGCTTATGGTATGAGATCAATTGGAGGAGTTATAGAATTAATTGATTATATGGAAAAATACTCTCCTAATGCTTGGATGTTAAATTATTCTAACCCTGCTGCTATTGTTGCTGAGGCTACTAGAAGATTAAAGCCAAACTCTAAAGTTTTAAATATCTGTGATATGCCAATTGGAATCGAAGTTAGAATGGCAGAAATTTTAGGTTTAGATTCAAGAAAAGATATGGATATTATGTATTATGGTTTAAATCACTTTGGATGGTGGAAATCTATAAAAGATAAAGCTGGAAATGATTTAATGCCTATTCTAAAAGAGCATGTAGCTAAACATGGATATGTGGAAAAAAAAGGTGATAGCCAACATACAGATGCTAGCTGGTGTGATACTTTTGCTAAAGCAAAAGATGTATTTGCTATAGATCCTACAACTTTACCTAATACATATTTAAAATATTATCTATTCCCAGATTATGTTGTTGAGCACTCAAATAAAGAGTATACAAGAGCTAATGAGGTTATGGATGGAAGAGAGAAATTTGTTTTTGGTGAATGTGATAAGATTGTAAAAAATAAAACTTCAAATAACACAGAGCTACATATCGATGAGCATGCTTCTTATATAGTTGATCTTGCTAGAGCTATTGCTTTTAACACAAAAGAGAAGATGCTTTTAATCGTTGAAAATAATGGGGCCATTGTTAATTTTGATCCTACAGCTATGGTTGAAATCCCTTGTATTGTTGGAAATGCAGGACCTGAGCCATTAGTTATAGGTGCAATTCCTCAATTCCAAAAAGGACTTATGGAACAACAAGTTTCTGTTGAGAAACTAACTGTTGAAGCTTGGATAGAAGGTTCTTATCAAAAGTTATGGCAAGCTCTTACAATGTCAAAAACAGTTCCAAGTGCTTCTATTGCAAAAGCTATTTTAGATGATTTAATTGAAGCAAATAAAGGTTATTGGCCTGAATTAAAATAA
- a CDS encoding alpha-glucoside-specific PTS transporter subunit IIBC, translating to MLKLFQRLGGALFAPVLLFPFAGLIVALTIMLKNPDFVGSLADPNSTFYKLVYVIEEGGWTVFRQLPLIFAVGLPIGLAKKAHPRACLSVLVTYLTYNYFINAILTFWGKNFGVDFSQSIGGISGLTTIAGIKTLDTSIVGAIAISALTIYIHNKFFDTKLPDFLGIFQGSALVGMIAFLAMIPASYVTCLVWPKVQMGISSLQMLMTSSGTLGVWLYTLLERILIPTGLHHFVYGPFIFGPAVIDGGIQVAWAQNLSNFANSTLPLKELFPAGGFALHGNSKMFGAIGIALAIYKTAHPEKKKVVAGLLIPAALTAVLVGITEPLEFTFLFIAPFLFAIHAVLAATMAAVMYAFGVVGNMGSGLIEVAAINWIPLFKNHSSVMFTQLAVGIAFIPVYYFVFSFVIEKFKLKTPGREDEEEEVKLYSKEDFKNKKDAKNGNITVENAYFDQAYSLLEALGGANNIEVVNNCATRLRVTVNDESLVQNDATFKAAGAHGVVRKGKSFQIIVGLSVPQVRDCFEELMNKELENIKNLVNA from the coding sequence ATGTTAAAATTATTCCAGAGATTAGGCGGAGCACTTTTTGCTCCTGTATTACTTTTCCCATTCGCAGGGTTAATTGTTGCTTTAACTATTATGCTAAAAAATCCAGATTTCGTTGGTTCTCTTGCAGATCCAAATAGTACTTTCTACAAACTTGTTTATGTTATTGAAGAGGGTGGATGGACAGTATTTAGACAACTTCCACTTATATTTGCTGTGGGACTTCCTATAGGTTTAGCCAAAAAAGCTCATCCTAGAGCATGTTTGTCAGTTTTAGTGACTTATCTTACTTACAATTATTTCATAAATGCTATATTGACATTTTGGGGTAAAAATTTTGGAGTAGATTTTTCTCAAAGTATAGGTGGGATAAGTGGACTAACAACAATTGCTGGCATAAAAACTCTAGATACAAGTATTGTTGGAGCAATTGCGATATCTGCTTTAACAATTTATATCCATAATAAGTTTTTTGATACAAAACTACCTGACTTTTTGGGTATATTCCAAGGAAGTGCCCTTGTTGGTATGATAGCTTTCTTAGCCATGATTCCAGCATCGTATGTAACATGTTTGGTATGGCCGAAAGTTCAGATGGGAATTTCTTCTTTACAAATGTTAATGACATCTTCTGGAACTTTAGGAGTTTGGTTATATACTCTTTTAGAAAGAATTCTTATTCCTACTGGTCTTCATCACTTTGTATATGGACCGTTTATATTTGGACCAGCAGTTATTGATGGAGGAATTCAAGTTGCTTGGGCACAAAATTTATCAAATTTTGCTAATTCAACTTTACCTTTAAAAGAACTTTTTCCAGCTGGTGGATTTGCCTTACATGGTAATAGTAAAATGTTTGGAGCAATTGGTATAGCATTGGCTATATATAAAACGGCTCATCCTGAAAAGAAAAAAGTTGTTGCTGGACTTTTAATACCAGCTGCCCTTACAGCAGTATTAGTTGGAATAACTGAGCCATTAGAGTTTACATTCTTATTTATTGCACCGTTTTTATTTGCAATACATGCTGTTTTAGCAGCTACCATGGCGGCAGTTATGTATGCCTTTGGGGTTGTAGGAAATATGGGATCAGGACTTATTGAAGTTGCAGCTATCAACTGGATTCCACTTTTCAAGAATCACAGTTCTGTTATGTTTACACAACTTGCTGTTGGAATAGCTTTCATACCAGTTTACTATTTTGTTTTTTCTTTTGTGATTGAAAAGTTTAAATTAAAAACTCCAGGTAGAGAGGATGAAGAAGAAGAGGTTAAACTTTATTCTAAAGAAGATTTTAAAAATAAAAAAGATGCAAAAAATGGGAATATAACTGTTGAAAACGCTTATTTTGATCAAGCTTACTCTTTACTAGAAGCTTTAGGTGGAGCTAATAATATAGAAGTGGTAAACAACTGTGCAACTAGACTTAGAGTTACAGTAAACGACGAAAGTCTTGTACAAAATGATGCCACTTTCAAAGCAGCTGGAGCTCATGGAGTTGTTAGAAAAGGTAAATCATTCCAAATTATAGTTGGGCTATCTGTTCCACAAGTTAGAGATTGCTTTGAAGAATTAATGAATAAAGAATTAGAAAATATAAAAAATTTAGTTAACGCATAG
- a CDS encoding oxidoreductase — MVTLFGEAALRGKKAGFDGVQIYAAHGYLLNQFLTPYYNRRTNEYGGNIHNRARIIYEVINEIKAKVGVPSIAVNLKGLASVFLSLGTKFAIFSIKSMATH, encoded by the coding sequence ATTGTAACTCTCTTTGGAGAGGCTGCTTTAAGAGGAAAAAAAGCTGGATTTGATGGAGTTCAAATATACGCTGCTCATGGGTACCTTTTAAATCAATTTTTAACACCTTACTATAACAGAAGAACAAATGAATATGGTGGAAACATTCATAATAGAGCTCGTATTATATATGAAGTTATAAATGAAATTAAAGCTAAAGTAGGGGTTCCGTCCATAGCTGTCAATCTAAAAGGCCTCGCGTCGGTTTTTTTGTCCCTCGGCACCAAATTTGCAATTTTCTCAATAAAATCAATGGCTACTCACTAG